ATGACAATTCTATAATACTACTTGTGGTTTTTGTTCCGCCAAAAATAAGTGAATCATTTACACGAACTTGCCTTATTATTGTATTAAATGATTTATTGTAATTAGGAGTAATTTGTGGATTATAATGAATAATACCATCTTTGGTGCAAAACAATATTGTTGCCGTATCAATTACAGAGATATTCTCAATAAATAAACCTTTAAACTTTAAAAAAGGAGTTCTTTTTAATTTATATGTACCATCTTTTTGAAAAAGTAGCACACCATTTTCGTTTCCTTGTTGAAAATAGATATTTCCTTTATCATCTTGTACAAATTTATGAATAGAGCCTTCTTTTTCTAGCAGTTTATTAAATACTTCATCAGGAACAAAACGGTTGGTTTGCGGGAGGAATTTATAAATTCCTTTCTTAGTTCCGAATACTAATCTTGTGTTTTGATTTGCTGTTTTGATTTTAAAAACATAATTATGGATATTTTCAGGTAAGCCATTGTCTGAATTATATAAATTCAATTCAACCACACTGTCAAGGGATTCGTTTAATTTCAGTTGATAAACTCCTTTAAACTCACTGGTTATCCAAATATTGCCTTCATTATCTTCCTTAACCCAGCGTGAAGACTCATCAAAACCTTTGATTTTGTGTTTTGTAATTAATTTTTTGTTTTTATACTCTAATAATACTAATCCATTATCACTTGTTCCTGCTAAAATATAACCCGGATGATTAACTAATTCAAAAAATGTCCATGTATTATTGATTTTTGCAATATTCTCAGCGACGTTTTTATTTATTCTTAAGATACCCTCATAATGAGCAGAATATAATTCGCCATTTATTTCAGACAAATACCAGCTTTGTCCTTTTGTGTTTTCAAGCATAAAAAAATTATTTTGCTGGTCTTTACAGAAAATACCAAGAGAAGTTCCTATATAAAGAGAATTTCGAAAAATTGTTGCAGAATATATAGCACCGGGCAAACCGGTATTTTCATTATAAAATGTAAAAGGTGAATTTATTGTAATATAAGAAATACCATCGTTTAGACCAGTCCAGATGTTTTTTTGCGAATCAATATAAATACTCCAAATACTATTATCTTGTAATCCGCTTTTTTTATTTATATGCCGTACAATATTTCCTGATTTGTTAATAATTATTAAACCGTTTTGTACAGTACCTAAAACAAAATGTTCATTGTTTAATTTTACACCACTATAGATTTGATTTTTTATAAGGAAACTGTCTACATTTTTAAATCTGCCAGGTTTTGAAAATCTGGCAGATTTTTCGGTAGGTGAATAAATAAATATGCCTTGTTTACGTGCAATTACTAATATTTTATCATCTTCATAAGGAAGCATCACATAAACACGTTCGTTTTCAAATCGTTCACTACCAGGTACTAATTTCAAGCTGTCATTTATTAGTTGTAATAATCCTTTTCCCCATTCGCGAACAAAAAACTTATTGTTTACACAAAATCCTGTATGGAACCTATTACAAGATTTAAAAAATTTTATTTTATTGTCTTTTAATAAAAATACATATAAATTTGTTCTAAAAATTATTTGTTTATTTAATACAGAAGTTTGCCACACATCACCTAAATTCCGGTATTCTTCAGGTATTTTTTCAAGAAGAGAAAAATATTGTTTTGTGCCAGTTGTGTCTGCTTCAATGTATCCAAATTCGCCTTTAGCGCCAACATATATCCTTCCTATACTATCAATTGCCAATGAACGAACTATAGATTTGTTCGATATTTCAATTAGCCTCCAGTTTGTTCCGTCAAATTCAAGTAAACCATTGTTATTCCCGAAATACATTATGCCTTTATTGTCTTGTAAGACTGCCCATGTCTGGTTTTCCGGTGTATTGTAATTTTCATCATTATAGTTCTGGATATAAGGATTGCTCCCCTGAATAGTTTGGGCAAAACAATTATTAGGGATAAATATTGAATGCAAATAAATAATTAAAAGAAATATAAATAATGTGGAACTTTTCATCTTTATTTGTATAGTTTTTATCCACTATGGGTGGAAAGGCTGATAAAATTAGTTGGTTATTAGCAGCAATTAAAAACAAACGACCAATAATCATACATTCATTAATCAACTAAATTTAATACCAACAATTAATATATCGTCTATTTGATTTCTTTTTCCTTTCCATTTTTTAAATGTATTATCTAATATGCTTAATTGTTCATCCATACTAAGATGTTGGTTTTTTAAAAGCAGATTTTTAAAACTATTTGTTGAAAATCTATTATTGGTTTTTTCTCCTAACTGGTCTTTAAATCCATCGGTAAACAGATAAATTGTTGTTCCTTTTTCAATATTTATTGTGTGATTTGTAAAATTTATATTTGCTTTTTTTGCAAACATTCCTCCAATTGAATATATATCACCATCAATGGTGTTTATTTTTTTATCTTTAATAATATAAACAGTATGGTTTGCGCTGGCAATTTGAATTTCTTTATTTTTCATATCAATATTACATAGAGATATATCCATTCCATCACCTTTGGTGCTTTTTTGTTGCGAAAATAAATCTTCATTTTTATTTCCCTGATCTAAAGAGTAAATTACACCATTATTTAATTTATCTAAAATTAATGATGGTTTCAAGATTTTTTTCTCATTTACTATTTCATTTAATAGTGTGTTTCCAATCATTGACATAAATGCACCCGGCACACCATGTCCTGTGCAATCTACAACTGCCAGTATCAATTTGCCTTTTTGTTCGGAAAGCCAATAAAAATCGCCGCTAACAATATCTTTAGGTCTAAAATATACAAAGGAATCAGGGAAATATAATTTTATTAAATCTTCTGAAGGTATTATTGCTTCCTGTATGCACTTTGCATAACTGATACTATCTGTAATTTGTATATTTTTCTTTTCTAATAATTTATTTTTTATTTCAATTTCTTCTTCAACTTTTTTTATTTTACTAATATCAGATTCGATAGCAATTATTTTTACTACATTTTCATCATTATCTAAAATCGGTGTAAGCGTGGTTTGTGTCCAAATTTCTTTACCTGAATTTGAAATAAATAATGATTCATACCTTGTAAATTTTTTATTATCAATACATTTTCTGATTATATCTTTGATATCAGGATTAGCACTTGAATCGACAATATTTTTTCCTTTATCAAGTAATTGTTTTAATGTAATTCCATGTAGCTTGGAAAAACCATCATTAACCCATTCAAAATTGCCTTTAGAATCCATAATCAAAACCGCATTATTTATTTCGCTGGCAACAATAGAAAGCTTTTCCAATTCCTCTGCCTGAGTTTGTATTTCTTCTTTTTGCTGAAATATTTCAGCAGTTCTCTCAATAACAATATTTTCCAATTGTAAGTTTGCAGCTTTTAAACGTTTAATATTAAGTTTTATTCCTATATAAAATAGTGATACTAACAGCAGCAAATAACAAAAATATGCAAAATAAGTGCGGTGCCATGGGGGATAAATAGTGAATTTATAAACAGCTTTGGTACTTTCTACATCGAATATGTTTTTAGCTATTACTTTAAAATAATAAGTTCCTTCAGGCAAATTTGTATATTCCTTTTTTGTTTCATCAGTCCAATTACTCCAGTCTTTATCAAAACCTTCGAGAATATATTTAAACCTGTTTGCCGATGCTTTTTCATAAAATGTTGTTGAGAACTCAAATGTAATTGAATTATGCTCATAAGATAATTCGGGAATTAATTGTTCGGGTTGAATTAGTGAAGTGAAAATAAAATGATTATCCTTTTTTACCGAATCATTAAAATAAGTACCATAATAAATAACAGAATCATTGCCAATTGTAACATTCCTGATAAGAGAGTTAAATTGTGCGTAATAATTTTTTTTGATTTCCGGGTCATAACGAAGTAATCCATCAAGTGTACTAATCCAGATTATTCCATTTTGTTCGACAAAAAAAATGTATGTTGAAGCGGTTGATATTTTTTTAAATGGAATAGAATTCCATTTATAGGTTTTGTTCTTATTTTTTGTTAATGTTCCGATGCCTATGTCGGAAAACACTATGATTTCATCTTCGGTATCGGCATAAATTTGTGTAATACCAACAGTTTGTTCATTAAATATTTTTCCAAAAGATGTGTCGGGTACGAATTTAATAATTGAGTTGTTACTATCTGCTCCTGATGATAAAACTGGTTTGTAAATTCCTTTTTGTGTGGCAACATACAAATTATTATTAA
The DNA window shown above is from Bacteroidales bacterium and carries:
- a CDS encoding SpoIIE family protein phosphatase, with the protein product MKSSTLFIFLLIIYLHSIFIPNNCFAQTIQGSNPYIQNYNDENYNTPENQTWAVLQDNKGIMYFGNNNGLLEFDGTNWRLIEISNKSIVRSLAIDSIGRIYVGAKGEFGYIEADTTGTKQYFSLLEKIPEEYRNLGDVWQTSVLNKQIIFRTNLYVFLLKDNKIKFFKSCNRFHTGFCVNNKFFVREWGKGLLQLINDSLKLVPGSERFENERVYVMLPYEDDKILVIARKQGIFIYSPTEKSARFSKPGRFKNVDSFLIKNQIYSGVKLNNEHFVLGTVQNGLIIINKSGNIVRHINKKSGLQDNSIWSIYIDSQKNIWTGLNDGISYITINSPFTFYNENTGLPGAIYSATIFRNSLYIGTSLGIFCKDQQNNFFMLENTKGQSWYLSEINGELYSAHYEGILRINKNVAENIAKINNTWTFFELVNHPGYILAGTSDNGLVLLEYKNKKLITKHKIKGFDESSRWVKEDNEGNIWITSEFKGVYQLKLNESLDSVVELNLYNSDNGLPENIHNYVFKIKTANQNTRLVFGTKKGIYKFLPQTNRFVPDEVFNKLLEKEGSIHKFVQDDKGNIYFQQGNENGVLLFQKDGTYKLKRTPFLKFKGLFIENISVIDTATILFCTKDGIIHYNPQITPNYNKSFNTIIRQVRVNDSLIFGGTKTTSSIIELSYKQNALQFNYSAFYYEDHNKTQYSYCLEGFNQIDEWSEWSLKTEKEYTNLPEGNYCFKVKAKNIYEKESTIANYSFMVLPPWYRTILAYIVYIILLLWIFFIGIKIYTRRLKAANLHLESLVSKRTAEIQQQKEEILAQAEELEVTNKELEKLSIVASETDNGVMIMDANGKIEWVNEGYTKMLGYTLNDLLMEKGDNLLKVSSYKNISGIFQSIHNSKKPIIYESENTTKSGKKKWVQTTITPILDNNKEIRKLISIDSNITKLKNAEKEISSQKEEIIDSIIYAKRIQNALFPSKEIIISTINEYFVLDLPCGIISGDFYWFSKIKNQIVIAVADCTGHGVPGAFMSMLGVTMLNKIVNEKGIVKPNEILDRLRANIIVSLHQTGEIGEANDGMDIALITIDKKNNFLEYAGANNSAYLFRNNELTEIFADKMPIGIYSEIETPFSCRKMSLQTGDMIYLFTDGYADQFGGSRSRKFLYKNFKLLLKEIHHLPMNEQETKLFKTHRKWKDNNEQVDDILIMGIKI
- a CDS encoding SpoIIE family protein phosphatase, which gives rise to MQYSSFASLHSKFDIQYSIFNIRHLILFLIFPFLIQQNFAQTTSELGSPFIQNYTAKEYNASSQNWDIVQDKRGVMYFGNSQGVLEFDGNNWNIIEVTNNSVVRSLSIDKNGTIFVGAIGEFGYLASNPSGKLIYISLKNKLKESDKKFNDIWEICSTTHGIYFLTLNKIFRFYNDTINILPSEHSSNEGFVINDELFVVQRDSGMYKVKDDIFQLLPFCKEFTSGFGRIVVLPYSDKKILIGTQYKGFYIYDIGMLSSIDDKYENVSSSILKKITTEIDEYINHHDLYSGVKINNNHYAFATLSGGIIIMDKNGKLVRIINKNRGLQNNAINNLYFDKNQNLWAVLDNGISEIEISSPISKFDKLSGLEDLVSSIIRYNNKLYVNSMNGIFYLPNYKMNIINDKFNFKHISNTRLDCWDFISVKDTKRKYDFLLASVSQGFVQIHDTLSELLFEKEKIYSFCQSKKFPNHIFLGLADGLASIEINPTDICQNLNHNKTSTYFNNNKEVKFIYNGKFNSIIDLIYNIVCDDKGNLWLTAIYNGIIHIKFNSNDINDFQIIRYDTLHGLPQLDNNFIYFINNNLYVATQKGIYKPVLSSGADSNNSIIKFVPDTSFGKIFNEQTVGITQIYADTEDEIIVFSDIGIGTLTKNKNKTYKWNSIPFKKISTASTYIFFVEQNGIIWISTLDGLLRYDPEIKKNYYAQFNSLIRNVTIGNDSVIYYGTYFNDSVKKDNHFIFTSLIQPEQLIPELSYEHNSITFEFSTTFYEKASANRFKYILEGFDKDWSNWTDETKKEYTNLPEGTYYFKVIAKNIFDVESTKAVYKFTIYPPWHRTYFAYFCYLLLLVSLFYIGIKLNIKRLKAANLQLENIVIERTAEIFQQKEEIQTQAEELEKLSIVASEINNAVLIMDSKGNFEWVNDGFSKLHGITLKQLLDKGKNIVDSSANPDIKDIIRKCIDNKKFTRYESLFISNSGKEIWTQTTLTPILDNDENVVKIIAIESDISKIKKVEEEIEIKNKLLEKKNIQITDSISYAKCIQEAIIPSEDLIKLYFPDSFVYFRPKDIVSGDFYWLSEQKGKLILAVVDCTGHGVPGAFMSMIGNTLLNEIVNEKKILKPSLILDKLNNGVIYSLDQGNKNEDLFSQQKSTKGDGMDISLCNIDMKNKEIQIASANHTVYIIKDKKINTIDGDIYSIGGMFAKKANINFTNHTINIEKGTTIYLFTDGFKDQLGEKTNNRFSTNSFKNLLLKNQHLSMDEQLSILDNTFKKWKGKRNQIDDILIVGIKFS